The following are encoded in a window of Mycolicibacterium tusciae JS617 genomic DNA:
- the nadC gene encoding carboxylating nicotinate-nucleotide diphosphorylase, whose product MELNADELTEARRVIARGLEEDLRYGPDVTTLATVGADATTTASMVARQPGVIAGVDIALLVLDEVLGAGGYVVKHRVEDGERLAAGGAVLTVEAPTQGLLTAERTTLNLVCHLSGIATTTADWVAAVEGTGAKIRDTRKTLPGLRALQKYAVRVGGGVNHRMGLGDAALIKDNHVAAAGSVVAALHAVRAAAPNLPCEVEVDSLEQLDEVFAENLGDQALILLDNFGVWQTQIAVQRRDSRSPATKLESSGGLSLDTAASYAGTGVDYLAVGALTHSVTVLDIGLDL is encoded by the coding sequence ATGGAACTGAATGCCGATGAGCTGACAGAGGCTCGGCGGGTGATCGCTCGAGGCCTCGAGGAAGACCTGCGGTACGGCCCCGATGTCACCACGCTCGCGACGGTGGGCGCAGATGCGACGACGACGGCGTCGATGGTCGCCCGCCAGCCGGGTGTCATCGCCGGTGTGGATATTGCGCTGCTGGTGCTCGACGAAGTACTGGGCGCGGGCGGTTATGTCGTCAAGCACCGTGTCGAGGATGGCGAGCGGCTGGCGGCCGGCGGGGCGGTGCTGACCGTCGAGGCGCCCACGCAAGGGTTACTGACCGCCGAGCGGACCACGCTGAACCTGGTGTGCCACCTTTCGGGTATCGCCACGACGACCGCGGATTGGGTGGCTGCCGTCGAGGGCACTGGGGCAAAGATCCGCGACACCCGCAAGACCCTCCCCGGTCTGCGAGCTCTGCAGAAATATGCGGTACGCGTCGGCGGTGGCGTGAACCACCGGATGGGCTTGGGCGACGCCGCGCTGATCAAGGACAACCACGTCGCCGCTGCAGGCTCGGTGGTGGCGGCGCTGCATGCGGTGCGGGCAGCTGCGCCGAATCTGCCGTGCGAAGTCGAGGTCGATTCCCTGGAGCAGCTCGACGAGGTGTTCGCGGAGAACCTCGGAGATCAGGCACTGATACTCCTCGACAACTTCGGAGTCTGGCAGACACAGATCGCGGTGCAGCGCCGCGATTCCCGCTCGCCGGCAACCAAACTGGAATCCTCAGGTGGTCTGTCGCTCGACACTGCGGCCTCCTACGCCGGCACAGGCGTGGACTACCTGGCTGTCGGTGCGCTCACTCACTCGGTGACTGTGCTGGACATCGGCCTGGATCTCTAG
- a CDS encoding L-aspartate oxidase gives MTRQAACGGRGYWQQRADVVVIGTGVAGLCAALAAHRQGQQVMVLSKAGNTATFYAQGGIAVVLPKTDDSVDAHVADTLAAGAGLCDPEVVRSIVVDGYRAVRDLVDDGARFDEAAPGQWSLTREGGHSRRRIIHAGGDATGAEVQRALDEAAARLDIRRNHVALEILHEDGAVTGVLTLNDDGPGIVHTRSVILATGGLGHLYSATTNPEGSTGDGVALAMWAGLAVSDLEFIQFHPTMLFDGHAAGRRPLITEAVRGEGAVLVDSQGRSFTEGVHPMGDLAPRDVVAAAIDARMTETGDPCVYLDARGIKGFKKRFPTVTAACREAGIDPTRQAIPVVPGAHYSCGGVVTDAHGRTELAGLFAAGEVARTGMHGANRLASNSLLEGLVIGGRAGKAAAAHASDAGLSTAALPEAGVRRALPRAALQQAMTRYAAVVRDEDGLRTLSQVLDTARPRRLDSRKDFEDVALTCAAGAVMAAALERTESRGCHHRADYPNTDPVMARSLVPAVVCA, from the coding sequence ATGACGCGCCAAGCCGCTTGCGGCGGGCGCGGCTACTGGCAGCAGCGCGCCGACGTCGTCGTGATCGGCACCGGCGTGGCCGGTCTGTGTGCTGCGCTCGCCGCGCACCGTCAAGGCCAACAGGTCATGGTGCTCAGCAAGGCCGGTAACACCGCCACGTTCTACGCGCAGGGCGGCATCGCTGTCGTGCTACCGAAAACAGACGATTCGGTCGACGCGCATGTCGCCGACACGTTGGCCGCGGGTGCTGGACTGTGTGATCCGGAGGTGGTGCGTTCCATCGTCGTCGACGGCTACCGCGCCGTACGCGACCTCGTCGATGACGGCGCGCGGTTCGACGAAGCCGCGCCGGGACAGTGGTCGCTGACCCGCGAGGGTGGCCATTCTCGTCGGCGGATCATCCACGCCGGAGGCGACGCGACCGGCGCGGAGGTGCAGCGCGCGCTCGACGAAGCTGCGGCGCGGTTGGACATCCGTCGCAACCATGTTGCGCTGGAGATCCTGCACGAAGACGGAGCGGTCACGGGTGTGCTCACACTCAACGACGATGGCCCCGGGATCGTCCACACACGATCGGTGATCCTGGCGACCGGCGGACTCGGGCACCTGTACTCAGCGACCACGAATCCCGAAGGGTCGACCGGTGACGGCGTTGCACTGGCGATGTGGGCCGGGCTTGCCGTGTCTGACCTCGAGTTCATCCAGTTCCACCCGACCATGCTGTTCGACGGCCATGCGGCCGGGCGCCGACCACTGATCACCGAGGCGGTGCGCGGTGAGGGTGCGGTTCTTGTTGACTCACAGGGTCGTTCGTTCACCGAGGGTGTACATCCCATGGGAGATCTGGCACCACGCGACGTCGTGGCCGCGGCGATCGACGCACGGATGACGGAGACCGGCGATCCCTGCGTTTACCTCGACGCACGCGGCATCAAAGGATTCAAGAAGCGCTTTCCCACCGTCACCGCGGCGTGCCGGGAGGCTGGCATCGACCCGACACGGCAGGCCATCCCCGTCGTCCCCGGTGCGCACTACAGCTGTGGCGGTGTCGTCACCGATGCACACGGGCGTACCGAGTTGGCGGGCCTTTTCGCGGCGGGGGAGGTCGCGCGCACCGGCATGCACGGCGCAAACCGGCTGGCCTCCAACAGCCTGCTCGAGGGCCTCGTGATCGGCGGCCGGGCCGGAAAGGCCGCTGCCGCACACGCTTCCGACGCGGGCTTGTCGACCGCTGCGCTACCGGAGGCCGGCGTTCGCCGCGCACTGCCGCGGGCCGCTCTGCAGCAGGCGATGACACGCTACGCGGCGGTGGTCCGCGACGAAGACGGCCTGCGCACGCTGTCGCAGGTATTGGACACTGCAAGGCCACGAAGGCTCGACTCGCGCAAGGACTTCGAGGATGTTGCGCTGACCTGCGCCGCAGGTGCCGTCATGGCGGCAGCTCTGGAACGAACCGAATCGCGGGGCTGCCATCATCGCGCCGACTATCCGAACACCGATCCGGTGATGGCCCGCAGTCTGGTGCCCGCGGTGGTCTGCGCCTGA
- the nadA gene encoding quinolinate synthase NadA codes for MTVLDRMPANDLVDRIVDGPTGYSGVDGDQEWAAEVRRLADLRGATLLAHNYQLPAIQDVADHVGDSLALSRIAAEVPEDTIVFCGVHFMAETAKILSPDKTVLIPDQRAGCSLADSITADDLRAWKAEHPGAVVVSYVNTTAAVKAETDICCTSSNAVEVVASIPADREVLFCPDQFLGAHVRRVTGRKNLHVWAGECHVHAGINGDELADQARTHPDAELYVHPECGCATSALYLAGEGAFPQDRVKILSTGGMLDAARQTRARQVLVATEVGMLHQLRRAAPEVDFRAVNDRASCKFMKMITPAALLRCLVESRDEVHVDPETARLGRASVLRMIEIGQPGGGE; via the coding sequence ATGACGGTTCTGGATCGCATGCCCGCTAACGATCTGGTGGACCGGATAGTCGACGGTCCGACCGGATATTCCGGCGTCGACGGCGATCAGGAATGGGCCGCCGAGGTACGTCGCCTTGCCGATCTGCGCGGCGCGACGCTGCTGGCGCACAACTACCAGCTGCCGGCCATCCAGGACGTCGCGGACCACGTCGGCGACTCGCTGGCGCTGTCCCGGATCGCAGCCGAGGTACCCGAGGACACGATCGTGTTCTGCGGCGTGCACTTCATGGCCGAGACCGCGAAGATCCTGTCCCCGGACAAGACGGTGCTCATTCCCGATCAGCGCGCCGGATGCTCGCTGGCCGACTCGATCACCGCCGACGACCTGCGCGCGTGGAAGGCCGAGCATCCTGGGGCCGTTGTCGTTTCCTACGTCAACACCACCGCCGCGGTGAAAGCCGAGACCGACATCTGCTGCACGTCGTCGAACGCCGTCGAGGTGGTCGCGTCGATCCCCGCCGACCGCGAGGTGCTGTTCTGCCCGGATCAGTTCCTCGGCGCCCACGTGCGCCGGGTGACCGGGCGCAAGAATCTGCACGTCTGGGCCGGTGAATGCCATGTGCACGCCGGCATCAACGGCGACGAGCTGGCCGATCAGGCCCGCACCCACCCGGACGCCGAACTCTATGTCCATCCCGAATGCGGTTGTGCCACTTCGGCTCTGTATCTGGCCGGGGAAGGCGCATTCCCGCAGGACCGGGTCAAGATCCTGTCCACCGGCGGAATGCTGGACGCCGCTCGACAGACCCGGGCACGCCAGGTGCTCGTCGCCACCGAGGTGGGAATGCTGCACCAGTTGCGGCGCGCCGCACCGGAGGTCGATTTCCGCGCGGTGAACGACCGCGCGTCGTGCAAATTCATGAAGATGATCACCCCTGCCGCGTTGTTGCGCTGCCTGGTGGAGAGTCGGGACGAAGTCCACGTTGATCCCGAGACCGCCCGGTTGGGGCGCGCGAGCGTGTTGCGGATGATCGAGATCGGGCAGCCCGGCGGCGGCGAATGA
- a CDS encoding NUDIX hydrolase, with amino-acid sequence MAHISTEHEVLAAVFQVRAVGSPKPALHVLLWQRALEPEAGKWALAGGRLRNDEDLTSSVRRQLAEKVDLREVAHLEQLAAFSDPNRVPGTRTIASTFLGLVPSPATPELPPDTRWHPVNNLPPMAFDHGPMVEHARARLVAKLSYTNIGFALAPTEYAVSTLRDIYSAALGHPVDATNLQRVLERRNVITRTGTTARSGRSGGRPAALYRFTDSHYRVTDEFAALRPPG; translated from the coding sequence ATGGCCCATATTAGCACCGAGCACGAGGTGCTGGCTGCGGTGTTCCAGGTTCGTGCGGTCGGCTCCCCGAAACCCGCACTTCACGTGCTGTTGTGGCAGCGCGCACTGGAACCGGAGGCCGGAAAGTGGGCCCTGGCGGGTGGCAGGCTTCGCAACGATGAGGACCTGACCAGCTCCGTTCGGCGGCAGCTCGCCGAGAAAGTCGACCTGCGTGAGGTTGCTCACCTCGAACAACTCGCCGCGTTCTCCGACCCGAACCGAGTTCCGGGCACACGCACCATCGCCTCGACGTTCCTCGGGCTGGTGCCCTCCCCCGCAACGCCTGAACTGCCGCCGGACACCCGGTGGCATCCAGTGAACAATCTGCCGCCGATGGCGTTCGACCACGGTCCGATGGTCGAGCACGCCCGCGCTCGACTGGTCGCCAAGCTGTCCTATACGAACATCGGGTTCGCCTTGGCGCCAACAGAGTACGCCGTGTCGACACTGCGCGACATCTACAGCGCCGCGCTGGGCCATCCGGTGGATGCCACCAACCTGCAACGCGTGCTGGAGCGGCGCAATGTCATCACCCGCACCGGCACGACGGCGCGGTCGGGACGCAGCGGCGGCCGTCCCGCAGCGCTGTACAGGTTCACCGACTCCCACTACCGGGTTACCGACGAATTCGCCGCATTACGCCCGCCGGGGTGA
- a CDS encoding lipase family protein has translation MDLGSVAPAAGAEWIGHVPHEELVRGTRPQLPSDDPFYEPPTNFQHATPGTVLRSRDVELAFMGLIPQRVRATQLLYRTTDMHGTADAAATTVIVPAERAPAAVTPVISYQCAIDAVTSRCFPSYALRRHAHATGAVAQFEFLLVAACLAEGWAVSIPDHEGRLGMWGAPYEPGYHVLDGLRAAVGTKRLGLSPDAQIGLWGYSGGGLATAWAAEMSGSYAPELNVVGAVLGSPVGDLGHTFRRLNGTFASGLPALVVAALSHIYPDLDRLIQEHVTEEGKVLLERLHTMTTAEAMVRMAKKDMGDLLDWPLEQILNSPEVQHVFADIKLGVAVPTPPVLIVQAVHDQLISVGDIDELADTYRLGGASVTYHRDMFSEHMLLHPMSAPMALRWLIDRFAGKPLSEHMVRTKWPTLLNPMTYVGMARLAKIVAKVVTGRTVERSPL, from the coding sequence ATGGATCTGGGCAGCGTCGCGCCAGCAGCTGGTGCAGAGTGGATCGGGCACGTCCCCCACGAGGAACTGGTGCGCGGTACCCGCCCGCAGCTGCCGTCCGACGACCCGTTCTACGAACCGCCCACGAACTTCCAGCACGCCACCCCGGGAACCGTCCTGCGCAGCCGGGACGTTGAGCTGGCGTTCATGGGCCTGATCCCGCAGCGTGTGCGGGCCACTCAGCTGCTGTATCGCACCACCGACATGCACGGCACGGCCGATGCGGCGGCAACCACGGTGATCGTGCCCGCCGAGCGTGCCCCAGCGGCCGTCACGCCGGTGATCTCGTACCAATGCGCAATCGACGCCGTCACGTCGCGCTGCTTCCCGTCATACGCCCTACGGCGCCACGCGCACGCGACGGGTGCGGTGGCGCAGTTCGAGTTCCTCCTGGTGGCCGCCTGCCTCGCCGAGGGCTGGGCGGTGTCGATACCCGACCACGAGGGCCGCCTGGGCATGTGGGGCGCACCGTACGAACCCGGCTACCACGTTCTCGACGGATTACGTGCCGCAGTCGGCACCAAACGGCTCGGATTGTCGCCGGACGCGCAGATCGGTCTCTGGGGCTATTCCGGCGGTGGGCTCGCCACCGCGTGGGCCGCCGAGATGAGCGGCTCCTACGCGCCGGAATTGAACGTTGTCGGCGCGGTGCTCGGGTCACCCGTCGGGGATCTCGGCCACACCTTCCGCCGGCTCAACGGCACCTTCGCTTCCGGGCTGCCCGCACTCGTCGTGGCCGCGCTGTCGCACATCTATCCCGACCTAGACCGGCTCATTCAGGAGCATGTCACCGAAGAGGGCAAGGTGCTTCTCGAGCGCCTGCACACGATGACGACCGCCGAGGCGATGGTCCGGATGGCCAAGAAAGACATGGGCGATCTGCTCGACTGGCCCCTCGAGCAGATCCTCAACAGCCCCGAGGTGCAGCATGTTTTCGCCGACATCAAGCTCGGCGTTGCGGTGCCGACTCCCCCGGTGCTGATCGTGCAGGCGGTCCACGACCAGCTGATCTCGGTTGGGGACATCGACGAACTGGCCGACACCTACAGGTTGGGTGGTGCGTCGGTGACCTACCACCGGGACATGTTCAGCGAGCATATGCTGCTGCACCCGATGTCGGCACCCATGGCGCTGCGCTGGCTCATCGATCGGTTCGCCGGAAAGCCCTTGTCGGAGCACATGGTTCGGACGAAGTGGCCGACGCTTCTGAACCCCATGACCTACGTCGGCATGGCCAGATTGGCGAAGATCGTCGCCAAGGTGGTCACTGGCCGGACGGTGGAACGTTCCCCGCTTTAA
- a CDS encoding DUF2567 domain-containing protein, whose product MSQLAPPRISRGRAALTVVAGLAVTGVVIGALWAWLAPPVHGVVALTKGGERLRAHLGSEADHFFVAAFLVVGMLCVTAVVAAVLVWQWRAHRGPLMVAALAIGSAVAAGVAAGVGAVLVHWRYGTIDVGAAPVSPEHRVHYVIEAPPVFFGHSPLLIALTVLFPAAVAALVYSLIAVSIARDDLGAWPPVETELFKAGNVPPSGQ is encoded by the coding sequence ATGAGCCAGCTTGCCCCGCCACGTATTTCGCGCGGTCGCGCGGCTTTGACCGTCGTCGCCGGACTTGCGGTGACCGGCGTGGTGATCGGCGCGCTCTGGGCGTGGCTGGCGCCGCCGGTGCACGGTGTGGTGGCGTTGACCAAGGGTGGCGAACGCCTCCGCGCGCACCTCGGCAGCGAGGCCGACCACTTCTTCGTCGCCGCGTTCCTGGTGGTCGGCATGCTGTGCGTGACGGCCGTGGTCGCGGCGGTTCTGGTGTGGCAGTGGCGCGCACACCGCGGCCCCCTGATGGTGGCAGCGCTCGCTATCGGATCTGCTGTTGCCGCCGGTGTGGCAGCGGGAGTCGGTGCGGTACTGGTGCATTGGCGGTACGGAACGATTGATGTCGGCGCCGCGCCGGTTTCACCCGAGCATCGGGTGCACTATGTGATCGAGGCGCCGCCGGTCTTCTTCGGCCACTCGCCGTTGCTGATCGCCCTGACGGTCCTGTTCCCGGCGGCTGTCGCAGCGTTGGTCTACTCGCTCATCGCGGTTTCGATCGCACGTGACGATCTGGGAGCGTGGCCCCCTGTCGAAACTGAACTCTTTAAAGCGGGGAACGTTCCACCGTCCGGCCAGTGA
- the bioB gene encoding biotin synthase BioB produces MSDILAKARDQVLERSEGLDQDQTLQVLRLPDENLDELLALAHEVRMKWCGPDVEVEGIISLKTGGCPEDCHFCSQSGLFASPVRSAWLDIPSLVEAAKQTAKSGATEFCIVAAVRGPDERLLAQVAAGIEAIRNEVDIQIACSLGMLSQEQVERLSEMGVHRYNHNLETARSFFTNVVTTHSWEERWDTLQMVREAGMEVCCGGILGMGETLEQRAEFAANLAELDPHEVPLNFLNPRPGTPFGDLDVLPASEALKAVAAFRLALPRTMLRFAGGREITLGDLGAKQGILGGINAVIVGNYLTTLGRPAEADLELLEDLQMPIKALNATL; encoded by the coding sequence GTGAGCGACATTCTGGCGAAGGCACGCGACCAGGTATTGGAGCGCAGCGAAGGCCTCGACCAGGATCAGACGCTGCAGGTGCTGCGGCTACCGGACGAGAATCTCGACGAACTTCTCGCGCTTGCCCACGAGGTCCGGATGAAGTGGTGCGGACCCGACGTCGAGGTCGAGGGCATCATCAGCCTCAAGACCGGCGGCTGCCCCGAAGACTGCCACTTCTGTTCACAGTCAGGGCTGTTCGCGTCGCCCGTGCGCAGTGCATGGCTGGATATTCCGAGCCTGGTGGAGGCCGCCAAGCAGACCGCGAAGTCCGGCGCCACCGAGTTCTGCATCGTCGCCGCCGTCCGCGGCCCCGACGAGCGACTGCTGGCGCAGGTGGCTGCGGGCATCGAGGCCATCCGCAACGAGGTCGACATCCAGATCGCCTGCTCGCTGGGCATGCTGAGCCAGGAACAGGTCGAGCGCCTCTCCGAAATGGGCGTACACCGCTACAACCACAATCTGGAGACCGCGCGGTCGTTCTTCACCAACGTCGTCACCACCCACAGTTGGGAAGAGCGGTGGGACACCCTGCAGATGGTCCGCGAGGCGGGCATGGAGGTCTGCTGCGGCGGCATCCTCGGCATGGGCGAAACCCTGGAACAGCGCGCGGAGTTCGCCGCCAACCTCGCCGAACTCGATCCGCACGAGGTGCCGCTGAACTTCCTCAACCCGCGGCCCGGCACCCCGTTCGGCGACCTGGACGTGCTGCCGGCCTCCGAGGCGCTCAAGGCTGTCGCGGCGTTCCGGCTCGCGCTGCCGCGCACCATGCTCCGGTTCGCAGGCGGTCGCGAGATAACCCTGGGTGACCTGGGTGCCAAACAGGGCATTCTCGGCGGCATCAACGCCGTGATCGTCGGCAATTACCTGACGACGCTGGGCCGACCGGCCGAGGCTGATTTGGAATTGCTCGAGGATCTGCAGATGCCCATCAAGGCGCTCAACGCAACCCTGTAG
- a CDS encoding TetR family transcriptional regulator: protein MQLHKRDVVEAAAALLDEYGIADLTMRRLARELSVSPGALYWHFANKQELLGAISDRILDGVPSPRGVVDVCNRLRDALLSHTDGAELVSASFAAGQSSAMKQILAILTEAVSDDGVDSAHAELAARTVVYYVLGFTVDEQSRLQWDAAGAELPEWQSVLADDANARFGFGLRLFVDGINVSHRETERELVIDELPKSHA from the coding sequence GTGCAGCTCCACAAACGCGACGTGGTCGAGGCGGCGGCAGCGCTGCTGGACGAATACGGCATCGCCGATCTCACGATGAGACGGCTCGCGCGGGAGCTCAGCGTGTCCCCCGGCGCCCTGTACTGGCATTTTGCCAACAAGCAGGAGCTGCTGGGCGCCATCTCCGACCGCATTCTCGACGGTGTGCCTTCCCCACGGGGCGTTGTCGATGTGTGTAATCGGCTTCGCGACGCGCTGCTGTCGCATACCGATGGTGCCGAGCTTGTGTCAGCCAGCTTCGCGGCCGGTCAGTCGTCGGCGATGAAGCAGATTCTGGCGATCCTGACCGAGGCGGTGTCCGACGACGGAGTCGACTCGGCCCATGCCGAGCTGGCCGCCCGCACGGTCGTCTACTACGTACTCGGCTTCACCGTAGACGAGCAGTCACGGTTGCAATGGGATGCGGCGGGCGCTGAGCTACCCGAGTGGCAGTCGGTGCTCGCCGACGATGCCAATGCCCGGTTCGGGTTCGGTCTGCGCCTGTTCGTCGACGGAATCAACGTTTCGCACCGCGAGACCGAACGTGAGCTTGTGATCGATGAATTGCCGAAATCTCACGCATAA
- a CDS encoding MmcQ/YjbR family DNA-binding protein produces the protein MITVDDFRRIASALPRSYEAVVRDEIRFRAGRLVYAAFSRDETVMGLGFPKEERAAMVAAEPDKFMLPRQSEMRYNWILVRLDAIDLDELRELVIDGWRMCVPKSVGATVV, from the coding sequence GTGATCACCGTCGACGATTTTCGGCGCATCGCCTCGGCCCTGCCCAGGTCGTATGAAGCCGTGGTGCGCGACGAGATCAGGTTCCGCGCCGGGCGCCTCGTCTATGCCGCGTTCTCGCGCGACGAGACGGTGATGGGTTTGGGCTTTCCCAAGGAGGAGCGCGCGGCGATGGTGGCCGCAGAACCCGACAAGTTCATGCTGCCGCGCCAGTCGGAGATGCGCTACAACTGGATTCTGGTGCGCCTCGACGCGATCGACCTCGACGAGCTCCGCGAGCTGGTAATCGACGGGTGGCGGATGTGTGTGCCGAAAAGCGTTGGAGCGACGGTCGTTTAG